The proteins below are encoded in one region of Pseudonocardia sp. DSM 110487:
- a CDS encoding ABATE domain-containing protein, with protein sequence MPDEIADLLPDEPLPVRLMNTVWADRQGVHDDLTSVDRLRHWFASTGLAGAAELGPDDLAAFRRLRDATRRIAAHVTDDDRPAALACSDDLVAALSALNADAATCAPALVLDDGGHPVLRWHPGPREADRSRAELALAAARLLGGTEAGLLRACHGPGCVLYFRKDHPRRGWCSAGCGNRARVARHYERHRPRRDR encoded by the coding sequence GTGCCCGATGAGATCGCCGACCTGCTGCCCGACGAGCCGCTGCCCGTCCGGCTGATGAACACGGTCTGGGCCGACCGGCAGGGCGTGCACGACGACCTGACCAGCGTCGATCGACTCCGGCACTGGTTCGCGAGTACCGGCCTCGCCGGTGCGGCGGAGCTCGGGCCGGATGACCTGGCCGCGTTCCGGCGGCTGCGCGACGCCACCCGCCGCATCGCGGCCCACGTGACCGACGACGACCGACCGGCCGCCCTCGCCTGCTCCGACGACCTCGTCGCCGCGCTCTCGGCGCTGAACGCGGACGCCGCCACCTGTGCGCCGGCCCTCGTGCTCGACGACGGCGGCCACCCCGTGCTCCGGTGGCACCCCGGTCCGCGGGAGGCAGACCGCTCCCGAGCCGAGCTCGCGCTCGCGGCGGCCCGCCTGCTCGGTGGCACGGAGGCCGGTCTGCTCCGGGCCTGCCACGGCCCGGGCTGCGTCCTGTACTTCCGGAAGGACCACCCGCGGCGCGGGTGGTGCTCGGCCGGCTGTGGGAACCGCGCGCGGGTGGCGCGGCACTACGAGCGACACCGCCCGCGCCGCGACCGATGA